A region of Piscinibacter gummiphilus DNA encodes the following proteins:
- the ccmI gene encoding c-type cytochrome biogenesis protein CcmI yields the protein MTAFLSLAAVLTLLVVVRLLWPLWRGTRRDTLTVAQLNSKVYRDQLQELERDLARGQLTEATYGEARDELQRRLLQDVTPGADKPAAAAPAGRWTAVLLAVLVPLGAAGLYTRVGNAAAIDAATRPAAPENVLAAVANLAEALRKNPDNPQGWLLLARSYRKMERFPESVAAYEHAKALVDQDPDLLVEQADTIAAATGDNIEGRPMELVHKALALDPKHPMSLMLMGMSAYRKGDFAGAIGQWQVLMTVLPPDSPEAQQVQANIDQARQEGGLPAQASAAPAPAVKQAPAAQDTPAPSAPAQAAGNGRVMGEVTLSPALAAQLRPDDVLFVIARPDDGSRAPLAVLRKRAGDLPLQFTLDDTLAMMPDRTISKAKGVILVARISKSGQPIPQPGDLTSEASTPVPPGTTGIRLVIDRQL from the coding sequence ATGACCGCCTTCCTGTCACTCGCCGCCGTCCTGACCCTGCTCGTCGTGGTCCGCCTGCTGTGGCCGCTGTGGCGCGGCACGCGGCGCGACACGCTGACCGTCGCGCAGCTCAACTCGAAGGTCTACCGCGATCAGCTGCAGGAACTCGAGCGTGACCTGGCGCGCGGCCAGCTGACCGAGGCCACCTACGGCGAAGCCCGCGACGAACTGCAGCGCCGGCTGCTGCAGGACGTGACGCCTGGCGCCGACAAGCCCGCAGCCGCCGCGCCCGCGGGCCGCTGGACCGCGGTGCTGCTGGCCGTGCTGGTGCCGCTGGGCGCCGCCGGTCTCTACACCCGGGTGGGCAATGCCGCCGCCATCGACGCGGCCACCCGTCCCGCCGCCCCCGAGAACGTGCTGGCCGCCGTGGCCAACCTCGCCGAGGCGCTGCGCAAGAACCCCGACAACCCGCAGGGCTGGCTGCTGCTGGCCCGGTCGTACCGCAAGATGGAGCGGTTCCCCGAGTCGGTCGCCGCGTACGAGCACGCGAAGGCGCTGGTCGACCAGGACCCGGACCTGCTGGTGGAGCAGGCCGACACCATCGCCGCGGCCACGGGCGACAACATCGAGGGCCGCCCGATGGAACTCGTGCACAAGGCCCTGGCGCTCGATCCGAAACACCCGATGAGCCTGATGCTGATGGGCATGTCGGCGTACCGCAAGGGCGACTTCGCGGGCGCCATCGGGCAGTGGCAGGTGCTGATGACCGTGCTGCCGCCGGATTCGCCCGAGGCGCAGCAGGTGCAGGCCAACATCGACCAGGCGCGCCAGGAGGGCGGGCTGCCCGCCCAGGCCTCGGCCGCACCCGCGCCCGCGGTGAAGCAGGCCCCCGCGGCCCAGGACACGCCCGCGCCGTCCGCGCCGGCGCAGGCGGCGGGCAACGGCCGCGTGATGGGCGAGGTGACGCTGTCGCCCGCGCTCGCGGCCCAGCTGCGTCCCGACGACGTGCTGTTCGTGATCGCGCGCCCCGACGACGGCTCGCGCGCGCCGCTGGCCGTGCTGCGCAAGCGCGCCGGCGACCTGCCGCTGCAGTTCACGCTCGACGACACGCTCGCGATGATGCCGGACCGCACCATCTCCAAGGCCAAGGGCGTGATCCTCGTCGCCCGCATCTCGAAGTCCGGCCAGCCCATCCCGCAGCCGGGTGACCTGACCAGCGAGGCGTCCACCCCGGTGCCCCCGGGCACCACCGGCATCCGGCTGGTCATCGACCGTCAGTTGTGA
- a CDS encoding DsbE family thiol:disulfide interchange protein, translating into MKKRFLWPLGLFIVLVGFLAVGLNRDPSVVPSPLVGKPAPAFELPRLEGDQRFAPKDMLGQVWMFNVWASWCVACREEHPVLVALSREKLLPIVGLNYKDQPADATLWLQRHGNPYGLSAVDADGRVGIDYGVYGVPETYIVDKAGVIRFKQIGPVTREVLDKKIRPLVQELQR; encoded by the coding sequence ATGAAAAAGCGCTTCCTGTGGCCGCTGGGCCTCTTCATCGTGCTCGTGGGTTTCCTCGCCGTCGGGCTGAACCGTGATCCGAGCGTGGTGCCGTCGCCGCTCGTCGGCAAGCCGGCCCCTGCCTTCGAGTTGCCGCGGCTGGAGGGTGACCAGCGTTTCGCCCCGAAGGACATGCTGGGTCAGGTGTGGATGTTCAACGTGTGGGCGTCGTGGTGCGTGGCCTGCCGCGAGGAACACCCGGTGCTGGTGGCGCTCTCGCGCGAGAAGCTGCTGCCCATCGTGGGCCTGAACTACAAGGACCAGCCGGCCGACGCCACGCTGTGGCTGCAGCGGCACGGCAACCCGTACGGCCTGTCGGCGGTGGACGCCGACGGCCGCGTGGGCATCGACTACGGCGTCTACGGCGTGCCCGAGACCTACATCGTCGACAAGGCCGGCGTGATCCGCTTCAAGCAGATCGGGCCCGTGACCCGCGAGGTGCTCGACAAGAAGATCCGCCCGCTGGTGCAGGAGCTGCAGCGATGA
- the ccmE gene encoding cytochrome c maturation protein CcmE has translation MTPRQKRLAFIVGGVASLGIATALVLNAFQSNLVFFFTPSQIAAGEAPKDRTFRIGGMVKAGSVQRKDLTVNFVVTDTVQETPVTYTGILPDLFREAKGVVAQGRLNAEGLFVANEVLAKHDENYMPPEAQHAVDQAQKAAKTLKP, from the coding sequence ATGACGCCGCGCCAGAAACGCCTCGCGTTCATCGTGGGCGGGGTCGCGAGCCTCGGCATCGCCACCGCGCTCGTGCTCAACGCGTTCCAGAGCAACCTCGTCTTCTTCTTCACGCCGTCGCAGATCGCCGCGGGCGAGGCGCCAAAGGACCGCACCTTCCGCATCGGCGGCATGGTCAAGGCCGGCAGCGTGCAGCGCAAGGACCTGACGGTGAACTTCGTCGTCACCGACACCGTGCAGGAGACGCCGGTCACGTACACCGGCATCCTGCCCGACCTGTTCCGCGAGGCGAAGGGTGTGGTGGCGCAGGGCCGGCTGAACGCCGAAGGCCTGTTCGTGGCCAACGAGGTGCTCGCCAAGCACGACGAGAACTACATGCCGCCGGAAGCGCAGCATGCCGTGGACCAGGCCCAGAAGGCCGCGAAGACGCTGAAGCCATGA
- a CDS encoding cytochrome c-type biogenesis protein: MKRLWMALVLVFACSLAAANEAKPLAEDPVVEQRLIRISEDIRCLVCQNESLAGSRADLANDLRREIRKLIREGKTDAEITDFLVSRYGDFVLYRPPVKPLTWVLWFGPFLLLLGGVVFLIRFLRQRQQAHAAVAETPLSDEERRRAKALLDATEN; encoded by the coding sequence ATGAAGCGGCTCTGGATGGCGCTCGTGCTGGTGTTCGCCTGCAGCCTTGCCGCCGCGAACGAGGCGAAACCCCTGGCCGAGGACCCGGTGGTGGAGCAGCGGCTGATCCGCATCTCCGAGGACATCCGCTGCCTCGTGTGCCAGAACGAATCGCTCGCCGGCTCGCGCGCCGACCTCGCGAACGACCTGCGCCGCGAGATCCGCAAGCTGATCCGCGAAGGCAAGACCGACGCCGAGATCACCGACTTCCTCGTGAGCCGCTACGGCGACTTCGTGCTGTACCGCCCGCCGGTCAAGCCGCTGACCTGGGTGCTGTGGTTCGGCCCGTTCCTGCTGCTGCTGGGCGGGGTCGTGTTCCTGATCCGGTTCCTGCGGCAGCGCCAGCAGGCCCACGCCGCGGTGGCCGAGACACCGCTCTCCGACGAAGAACGCCGCCGGGCGAAAGCCTTGCTCGATGCCACGGAAAACTGA
- the ccmD gene encoding heme exporter protein CcmD, which produces MQWHSLGEFFAMGGYAVYVWGSFGAAVAALVAEAVLLRARRRKALRVAAMPQDLMP; this is translated from the coding sequence ATGCAGTGGCACAGTCTCGGTGAGTTTTTCGCGATGGGCGGGTACGCCGTCTACGTGTGGGGCAGCTTCGGCGCGGCCGTGGCCGCGCTCGTGGCGGAGGCCGTGCTGCTGCGCGCGCGCCGCCGCAAGGCGCTGCGCGTTGCCGCCATGCCACAGGACCTGATGCCATGA
- the ccmA gene encoding cytochrome c biogenesis heme-transporting ATPase CcmA, with protein sequence MLTFHDLACAKGERLLFKGVHCTLERGAWLHVSGANGIGKTSLLRLLCGLSPPATGEIRWDGTPIRTLGDAWRRQLLYIGHDSGLQGMLSARENLRLLAQLAGFHPSDAQLADALGQLGLAARAELPTRFLSQGQKRRVALARLVFSTAPVWVLDEPFVAIDGGALKLLSSLIAGHLDRGGLAVLTSHQPVEIGAHPGRTLELTR encoded by the coding sequence ATGCTGACCTTCCACGACCTCGCCTGCGCCAAGGGCGAACGCCTCCTCTTCAAGGGCGTGCACTGCACGCTCGAACGCGGCGCATGGCTCCACGTGTCGGGTGCCAACGGCATCGGCAAGACGAGCCTGCTGCGCCTGCTGTGCGGCCTGTCCCCGCCCGCCACCGGCGAGATCCGCTGGGACGGCACCCCCATCCGCACGCTCGGTGACGCCTGGCGCCGCCAGCTCCTCTACATCGGCCACGACAGTGGCCTGCAGGGCATGCTCAGTGCCCGCGAGAACCTGCGCCTGCTGGCGCAGCTGGCCGGTTTCCATCCCTCCGACGCGCAACTGGCCGACGCCCTCGGGCAACTGGGCCTGGCCGCCCGCGCCGAACTCCCCACCCGGTTCCTGTCCCAGGGCCAGAAGCGCCGCGTGGCGCTCGCCCGGCTGGTGTTCAGCACCGCGCCGGTCTGGGTGCTCGACGAACCCTTCGTCGCGATCGACGGCGGCGCGCTCAAGCTGCTGTCGTCGCTGATCGCCGGCCACCTGGACCGCGGCGGCCTGGCCGTCCTGACGAGCCACCAGCCCGTGGAAATCGGCGCCCACCCCGGCCGCACGCTGGAGCTGACCCGGTGA
- the ccmB gene encoding heme exporter protein CcmB encodes MRQKSDVLMSLVFFVMVASLFPLAIGPETALLRRIAPGVLWVGALLAAVLSLQRMFASDHADGSLEQMVLSPTPLVVTALAKTLAHWLLAGLPLVLVAPVLGLQFDLDGRALGLLTLSLLLGTPVLSLVGSVGAALTLGVRGGGVLLALLILPLYVPVLIFGAGAVEADAAGIDPSGHLMLLGAMFALGGFFAPWATTAALRISLE; translated from the coding sequence ATGCGGCAGAAGAGCGACGTGCTGATGTCGCTCGTGTTCTTCGTGATGGTGGCCAGCCTGTTCCCGCTGGCCATCGGTCCCGAGACCGCGTTGCTGCGGCGCATCGCGCCCGGCGTGCTGTGGGTGGGGGCGCTGCTGGCGGCCGTGCTGTCGCTGCAGCGCATGTTCGCGAGCGACCACGCCGACGGCAGCCTGGAGCAGATGGTGCTGTCGCCCACGCCGCTCGTGGTGACGGCGCTGGCCAAGACGCTGGCGCACTGGCTGCTGGCCGGGTTGCCGCTGGTGCTGGTGGCCCCCGTGCTCGGGCTGCAGTTCGACCTCGACGGCCGGGCCCTGGGCCTGCTGACCCTGTCCCTGCTGCTGGGCACGCCGGTGCTGAGCCTGGTCGGGTCGGTGGGGGCGGCGCTGACGCTGGGCGTGCGCGGCGGCGGGGTGCTGCTCGCGCTGCTGATCCTGCCGCTGTACGTGCCGGTGCTGATCTTCGGCGCCGGGGCGGTGGAGGCGGATGCGGCCGGGATCGACCCGTCCGGCCACCTGATGCTGCTGGGGGCGATGTTCGCCCTGGGCGGGTTCTTCGCCCCCTGGGCCACCACGGCTGCGCTGCGGATCTCGTTGGAATAG
- the ccmC gene encoding heme ABC transporter permease CcmC, protein MSSATKINWFRFASPPAFYPLAGRLWTLFTVLAVGFAAVGLWISFFVAPTDAQQGEGYRIIFIHVPAAWMAMLLYVVMAFWSAVGLVFNLRLASMMASAIAPTGALFALLSLWTGALWGKPMWGAWWVWDARLTSTLILFFLYLGFLALQAAIDDPRRADRAGAVIALVGVVNVPIIYFSVKWWNTLHQGASVSVTRSPSMASLMLWGMLLMVMACWMYAAAAAMSRVRSIILERERHADWVKDAVAQSR, encoded by the coding sequence ATGTCTTCCGCCACCAAGATCAACTGGTTCCGGTTCGCGTCACCTCCGGCCTTCTACCCGCTGGCCGGCCGGTTGTGGACCCTGTTCACCGTGCTGGCCGTCGGCTTCGCCGCGGTGGGGCTGTGGATCTCCTTCTTCGTCGCGCCCACCGACGCCCAGCAGGGCGAGGGCTACCGCATCATCTTCATCCACGTGCCCGCGGCCTGGATGGCGATGCTCCTCTACGTCGTGATGGCGTTCTGGTCCGCGGTGGGGCTCGTCTTCAACCTGCGGCTGGCGAGCATGATGGCCTCGGCCATCGCGCCCACCGGCGCGTTGTTCGCGCTGCTGTCGCTCTGGACCGGCGCCCTCTGGGGCAAGCCGATGTGGGGCGCCTGGTGGGTGTGGGACGCGCGGCTCACGTCCACGCTGATCCTGTTCTTCCTGTACCTGGGCTTCCTCGCGCTGCAGGCGGCCATCGACGACCCGCGCCGGGCCGACCGGGCCGGGGCCGTGATCGCGCTGGTGGGCGTCGTGAACGTGCCCATCATCTATTTTTCGGTGAAATGGTGGAACACATTGCACCAGGGCGCCTCTGTATCAGTGACACGATCTCCGTCAATGGCCAGCCTGATGCTCTGGGGCATGCTGCTGATGGTGATGGCGTGCTGGATGTACGCGGCGGCCGCCGCCATGTCGAGGGTGAGAAGCATCATCCTCGAACGGGAACGACACGCGGATTGGGTGAAAGATGCAGTGGCACAGTCTCGGTGA
- a CDS encoding heme lyase CcmF/NrfE family subunit, with protein sequence MIPELGHFALILALLVSIVQGTFPLVGAHRQRADWVALARPAAQLVFVLAAVSFGCLAWSFMANDYSVLYVAQHSNSKLPDIYRFAAVWGGHEGSLLLWVLMSSIWGLGVATFSRQLPDDMVARVLGVLGLLAVGFLLFILATSNPFTRLVPAAADGRDLNPLLQDPGLVFHPPMLYMGYVGFSVAFAFAISALLSGRLDAAWARWSRPWTTAAWIFLTFGIALGSWWAYYELGWGGWWFWDPVENASFMPWLVGTALIHSLAVTEKRGTFKNWTIILAISAFSLSLLGTFLVRSGVLTSVHAFATDPTRGVFILIFLCIVVGGSLGLFAWRAGAVTTGGHFAVVSREALLLLNNVLLMAAAASVLLGTLYPLIVDALNLGKISVGPPYFNSVFGPLMIPLLMLMPLGPLARWKAADWREVMAKVSPAFVLALVAGIAVPLLMGGWSWLAALGAFLATWIVVSSALHIVHQTRRGTVKAPISFWGMHLAHCGIAVFVVGATLVSSYQTERDVRMAPGDTVSVGSYTFRLVGVSEVQGPNYVAQRGDVELSRDGQVLRSLHPEKRKYFSSSMPMTEAAIDAGLTGDRYVALGEALDGGAAWSLRVYSKPFVDWIWGGCLLMGLGGVLAAADRRYRLGKARAAAAVVQGAPA encoded by the coding sequence ATGATTCCAGAACTCGGTCACTTCGCGCTGATCCTGGCGCTGCTGGTCTCCATCGTGCAGGGCACCTTCCCGCTCGTGGGCGCGCACCGCCAGCGGGCCGACTGGGTCGCGCTCGCGCGTCCGGCGGCGCAGCTGGTGTTCGTCCTCGCCGCGGTGTCATTCGGCTGCCTCGCGTGGTCATTCATGGCGAACGACTACTCGGTGCTGTACGTGGCCCAGCACTCGAACTCGAAGCTGCCCGACATCTACCGCTTCGCCGCGGTGTGGGGCGGCCACGAGGGTTCGCTGCTGCTGTGGGTGCTGATGAGCTCCATCTGGGGCCTGGGCGTGGCCACGTTCTCGCGCCAGCTGCCCGACGACATGGTGGCGCGGGTGCTCGGCGTGCTGGGCCTGCTGGCCGTCGGCTTCCTGCTGTTCATCCTGGCCACGTCCAACCCGTTCACGCGCCTGGTGCCGGCCGCCGCCGACGGCCGCGACCTGAACCCGCTGCTGCAGGACCCGGGCCTCGTGTTCCACCCGCCCATGCTCTACATGGGCTACGTGGGCTTCTCGGTGGCCTTCGCGTTCGCCATCTCGGCGCTGCTGTCGGGCCGGCTCGACGCGGCGTGGGCGCGCTGGTCGCGCCCCTGGACCACGGCCGCGTGGATCTTCCTCACCTTCGGCATCGCGCTCGGCTCGTGGTGGGCGTACTACGAGCTGGGCTGGGGCGGCTGGTGGTTCTGGGATCCGGTCGAGAACGCGTCGTTCATGCCGTGGCTCGTGGGCACCGCGCTGATCCACTCGCTGGCCGTGACCGAGAAGCGCGGCACGTTCAAGAACTGGACCATCATCCTCGCGATCAGCGCGTTCTCGCTGTCGCTGCTGGGCACGTTCCTCGTGCGCTCGGGCGTGCTGACGTCGGTGCACGCGTTCGCCACCGACCCCACGCGCGGCGTGTTCATCCTGATCTTCCTGTGCATCGTGGTGGGCGGCTCGCTCGGCCTGTTCGCATGGCGGGCGGGGGCGGTCACCACCGGCGGCCACTTCGCCGTCGTCTCGCGCGAGGCGCTGCTGCTGCTCAACAACGTGCTGCTGATGGCCGCGGCCGCCAGCGTGCTGCTGGGCACGCTGTACCCGCTGATCGTCGATGCGCTGAACCTCGGCAAGATCTCCGTGGGCCCGCCGTACTTCAACAGCGTGTTCGGGCCGCTGATGATCCCGCTGCTGATGCTGATGCCGCTCGGGCCGCTCGCGCGCTGGAAGGCGGCCGACTGGCGCGAGGTGATGGCCAAGGTGTCGCCGGCGTTCGTGCTGGCGCTGGTGGCCGGCATCGCCGTGCCGCTGCTGATGGGCGGCTGGTCGTGGCTGGCCGCGCTGGGCGCGTTCCTCGCCACCTGGATCGTCGTCAGCTCGGCGCTGCACATCGTCCACCAGACCCGCCGCGGCACCGTGAAGGCGCCCATCTCGTTCTGGGGCATGCACCTCGCGCACTGCGGCATCGCGGTGTTCGTCGTGGGCGCCACGCTCGTGTCCAGCTACCAGACCGAGCGCGACGTGCGCATGGCGCCGGGCGACACCGTCTCGGTCGGCAGCTACACCTTCCGCCTCGTGGGCGTGAGCGAGGTGCAGGGCCCCAACTACGTGGCGCAGCGTGGCGATGTCGAACTCTCGCGCGACGGCCAGGTGCTGCGTTCGCTGCACCCCGAGAAGCGCAAGTACTTCTCGTCGTCGATGCCCATGACCGAGGCCGCGATCGACGCCGGCCTCACCGGCGACCGCTACGTCGCCCTCGGCGAGGCGCTCGACGGCGGCGCGGCGTGGAGCCTGCGCGTCTACAGCAAACCGTTCGTCGACTGGATCTGGGGCGGCTGCCTGCTGATGGGCCTGGGTGGCGTGCTGGCCGCGGCCGACCGCCGCTACCGCCTCGGCAAGGCCCGTGCGGCCGCCGCGGTGGTCCAGGGAGCCCCCGCATGA
- a CDS encoding YncE family protein, whose product MKFPRGAAFRRLVGSVSCAGLGLCALVAPAHAATIFQQSFASGLGTFTSAGTVATSSAGAKMTAALLSTDGAITSAAISTVNYTNVTVSYDRVTVGLESTEGGIAEFSVNGGTTYSQLESTRDTASARVTFALPSGAWGQANVRLRFRVNANSATESYTVNNLSVDGTGGGTDPGTPGTPGTPPAIGEFVTFESGHVRPMALSSNGLRLFVVNTPDNRVEVYNTASGTPVLTESIPVGLEPVAVALANDNQLWVVNHLSDSVSVVDVSTTPARVVNTLLVGDEPRDIVFAGTGNKWAFITAAHRGQNVKFDPQLTTAGVGRADVWVYNTASQGTALGGTPVTVLNMFGDTLRALAKNAAGTRVYAAVFNSGNKTTGLTDDIGEGGITKPPPTTAADGTTQPQTGLIVQKNAAGNWMDSGDPRTNTAPRNWNSRVKLNLPDYDVFTIDTSGSTPTVTSTRVTGVGTTLFNIAVNPSSGKLYVSNQEALNLTRFEGPGTRSTTVRGHFVESRITVIDGTTASPRHLNKHITSYAAATGTSAEKAASLATPLEMAVSPDGATLYVAAMGSNKLGRFSTSALEGNTFTPSASSHVTLTGGLPTGVILDPARNLAFVTTRGDNGVSVVNTSTFTEQAHVKMNNPEPASVVAGRKFLFDASLTSSRGDSSCSGCHVFGDLDQLAWDLGNPDERRVQNPGAYNVNIPRLGRNTNLHPMKGPMTTQSLRGLKGNGPMHWRGDRTGQSRSSGETLEQQAFQDFNVAFTGLLGNATQLSDADMATFTNYALQLTYPPSPILALDLSLTTAQAQGQNIYNTITSDTLTTCNGCHVVNAVQNRFGTDGTLAIEGGGVDEDMKIPHLRNMYQKVGMFADNTQIPGAPNFGDQIRGFGFDNAGASGTVADFLSAPVFTLNATQRGQVEQFVLAMNSEMNPIVGQQVTVTPANASQADVSARLNLIVSRGKVTSPRVECEVVVKGVIAGVPKGWVHNRSTDRFVPNKSSEGVSTLSELLAAAAGDNAALTFTCAPPGNGTRFGVARSGTSKRDRD is encoded by the coding sequence ATGAAGTTCCCCAGAGGAGCCGCCTTCCGGCGGCTCGTCGGCTCGGTCTCGTGCGCGGGATTGGGCCTGTGCGCCCTGGTCGCGCCGGCTCACGCCGCCACCATCTTCCAACAGAGTTTCGCGAGCGGCCTCGGCACGTTCACGTCCGCCGGCACGGTGGCCACGAGCAGTGCCGGCGCGAAGATGACGGCCGCGTTGCTGAGCACCGACGGCGCCATCACGTCGGCGGCCATCAGCACCGTCAACTACACCAACGTCACCGTGTCGTACGACCGCGTGACCGTGGGCCTCGAGTCCACCGAGGGCGGCATTGCCGAGTTCTCGGTGAACGGGGGCACCACCTACAGCCAGCTCGAGTCCACCCGTGACACGGCCAGCGCGCGCGTCACCTTCGCGCTGCCCAGCGGAGCGTGGGGCCAGGCCAACGTGCGGCTGCGCTTCCGCGTGAACGCCAACAGCGCCACCGAGTCCTACACCGTCAACAACCTGTCGGTCGACGGCACGGGCGGCGGCACCGACCCCGGCACCCCGGGCACCCCCGGCACGCCGCCCGCGATCGGCGAGTTCGTCACCTTCGAGAGCGGGCACGTGCGGCCCATGGCGCTCTCCAGCAACGGGCTGCGCCTGTTCGTCGTCAACACGCCGGACAACCGCGTCGAGGTCTACAACACCGCGTCGGGCACGCCGGTGCTGACCGAGTCCATCCCGGTGGGCCTGGAGCCGGTGGCCGTCGCGCTCGCGAACGACAACCAGCTGTGGGTCGTCAACCACCTGTCCGACAGCGTCAGCGTCGTCGACGTCTCCACCACCCCGGCGCGTGTGGTCAACACGCTGCTGGTCGGCGACGAGCCGCGCGACATCGTGTTCGCAGGCACGGGCAACAAGTGGGCGTTCATCACGGCCGCGCACCGTGGCCAGAACGTCAAGTTCGACCCGCAGCTGACCACCGCGGGCGTGGGCCGTGCCGACGTGTGGGTGTACAACACCGCGTCGCAGGGCACCGCACTCGGCGGCACGCCGGTCACCGTGCTGAACATGTTCGGCGACACGCTGCGGGCGCTGGCGAAGAACGCCGCGGGCACGCGCGTCTATGCCGCCGTGTTCAACTCGGGCAACAAGACCACGGGCCTCACCGACGACATCGGCGAGGGCGGCATCACGAAACCGCCGCCGACGACCGCCGCCGACGGCACCACGCAGCCCCAGACCGGCCTCATCGTCCAGAAGAACGCCGCGGGCAACTGGATGGACAGCGGCGATCCCCGGACCAACACCGCGCCGCGGAACTGGAACAGCCGGGTCAAGCTGAACCTGCCCGACTACGACGTGTTCACGATCGACACGAGCGGCAGCACCCCCACCGTCACGTCCACACGCGTGACGGGGGTGGGCACCACGCTGTTCAACATCGCCGTGAACCCCTCGTCCGGCAAGCTGTACGTGAGCAACCAGGAAGCGCTGAACCTCACCCGGTTCGAAGGCCCCGGCACACGCTCCACCACCGTCCGTGGGCACTTCGTCGAAAGCCGCATCACGGTGATCGACGGCACCACCGCGTCGCCTCGCCACCTGAACAAGCACATCACGAGCTACGCGGCCGCGACCGGCACCTCCGCCGAGAAGGCTGCCTCGCTCGCCACGCCGCTCGAGATGGCCGTGTCGCCCGACGGTGCCACGCTGTACGTGGCCGCGATGGGCTCCAACAAGCTGGGCCGCTTCAGCACGTCGGCGCTCGAGGGCAACACCTTCACGCCTTCGGCCAGCAGTCACGTGACGCTCACCGGTGGCCTGCCCACCGGCGTGATCCTGGACCCGGCGCGCAACCTGGCGTTCGTGACCACCCGCGGCGACAACGGCGTGTCCGTCGTCAACACGTCGACGTTCACCGAGCAGGCCCACGTGAAGATGAACAACCCGGAACCGGCCTCCGTGGTCGCGGGCCGCAAGTTCCTCTTCGACGCGTCGCTCACCTCGAGCCGCGGCGACTCGTCGTGCTCGGGCTGCCACGTCTTCGGCGACCTCGACCAGCTGGCGTGGGACCTCGGCAACCCCGACGAACGCCGCGTGCAGAACCCGGGCGCCTACAACGTGAACATCCCGCGCCTTGGCCGCAACACCAACCTGCACCCGATGAAGGGCCCGATGACCACGCAGAGCCTGCGCGGCCTGAAGGGCAACGGCCCGATGCACTGGCGCGGCGACCGCACCGGGCAGAGCCGCAGTTCCGGCGAGACCCTCGAACAGCAGGCGTTCCAGGACTTCAACGTCGCCTTCACCGGCCTGCTGGGCAACGCCACGCAACTGTCGGACGCCGACATGGCCACGTTCACCAACTACGCGCTGCAGCTGACCTACCCGCCGAGCCCGATCCTGGCCCTCGACCTGTCGCTCACCACGGCGCAGGCCCAGGGGCAGAACATCTACAACACCATCACGTCCGACACGCTGACCACCTGCAACGGGTGCCACGTGGTCAACGCCGTGCAGAACCGCTTCGGCACCGACGGCACGCTCGCCATCGAAGGCGGCGGCGTGGACGAGGACATGAAGATCCCGCACCTGCGGAACATGTACCAGAAGGTGGGCATGTTCGCCGACAACACGCAGATCCCCGGCGCGCCGAACTTCGGCGACCAGATCCGCGGGTTCGGCTTCGACAATGCGGGGGCTTCCGGCACGGTGGCCGACTTCCTGAGCGCCCCGGTGTTCACGCTGAACGCCACCCAGCGCGGCCAGGTCGAGCAGTTCGTGCTGGCGATGAACTCCGAGATGAACCCGATCGTGGGCCAGCAGGTCACCGTGACGCCGGCGAACGCCTCCCAGGCCGACGTCAGCGCGCGGCTGAACCTGATCGTGTCCCGCGGCAAGGTCACGAGCCCGCGCGTCGAGTGCGAGGTGGTGGTCAAGGGGGTCATCGCCGGCGTGCCGAAGGGCTGGGTGCACAACCGCAGCACCGACCGCTTCGTGCCGAACAAGTCGTCGGAAGGCGTGTCCACGCTGTCGGAACTGCTGGCCGCCGCGGCCGGCGACAACGCCGCGCTGACCTTCACCTGCGCGCCGCCGGGCAACGGCACGCGCTTCGGCGTGGCCCGCTCGGGCACCTCCAAGCGGGACCGCGACTGA